From the Neobacillus sp. PS3-34 genome, the window TACGGTACACCACTGATGCCATATTGCTGTGCAATGGCTTCATCAGTTCTTACCTCGTTGGCAAAGGCGGTTTTATCATTAATAACGCTCAATGCTTCCTGCCTGTCGATTCCGGCTTCAACAGCAATATCTGCCAAGGTTTCCTGATTACCAAGATGTTTTGATTCGGTAAAGTAGCCGTATAGGAGTTTTTCAGTAATCACTTTTTCTTTACCTTTTGTTTTTGCGAATTTCGCCAGGCGATGTGCATCAAATGTATTCGTTGGCTTCATTTCATCAAATTGGAAGGTTAACCCCACGCTTGAAGCCTGTTCCCCTACATTTCTGTTAGCCTGTTTTGCCTGTTCAATGCTCATTCCATACTTTTTAGCAAGGACCTCATGAATGCTTTTTCCATCATAAACTCCTGCATTTGGATCCAGCTCAAAGCTTTTAAATTCTACTTCCACCTTATTTTTATTTGGAAATTGTTCAAGCGCCTGTTCAAGGCGGCGCTTTCCAATA encodes:
- a CDS encoding DsbA family oxidoreductase, with the translated sequence MKIEVWSDFVCPFCYIGKRRLEQALEQFPNKNKVEVEFKSFELDPNAGVYDGKSIHEVLAKKYGMSIEQAKQANRNVGEQASSVGLTFQFDEMKPTNTFDAHRLAKFAKTKGKEKVITEKLLYGYFTESKHLGNQETLADIAVEAGIDRQEALSVINDKTAFANEVRTDEAIAQQYGISGVPYFVINQKYAISGAQPTDTFINALQTVWQEESALPNLMDLSTNSVEDASCTDGNCAIPEKNE